The Tachysurus vachellii isolate PV-2020 chromosome 23, HZAU_Pvac_v1, whole genome shotgun sequence genome segment TTTCTATGTTCGCAAGCAGATCTGTTGCCAGATTTCAGTACTATCGTGATTACAACCGCTTATTTCAATGTTATTCTATGATGTAACATATGTGATTCAAACCgtctaaaaaaacataaactcaACCGTACTTCGTTAAATAGATGGTATATCGTTAAAAGGAATATAACTGACAGCGTTGTAGGATAAATAGAATGTGCTGTGAATAGAAGGGATTCAGACTGATCTGGCAACCCTATTTGTTGGGCGTGGCTATCTGGCAGTTACGGTAAGATCTGCTGATCACAAACACGAAGCTTTCAGACAGGAGAGAAAGCTGCGAATTATTTAGTTGTTCAAGAGCGATTTACAAACGGGTAagtaaatgattttttaattcCAGTGAACAGAATTACAGTAATAACACAATTAAACTGTCGTGAAACGTTGTTTACTAGGAGACATTCACTCAGTCTGAGACACTACACTGTTTTACAGGGACACTGgtaatgtgtagtgttttaCGGGGACACTAGTCATGTGTAGTGTTTTACGGGGACACATAATGTGTAGTGGTTTACGGGGACACATAATGTGTAGTGGTTTACGGGGACACATAATGTGTAGTGGTTTACGGGGACACATAATGTGTAGTGGTTTACGGGGACACATAATGTGTAGTGGTTTACGGGGACACATAATGTGTAGTGGTTTACGGGGACACATAATGTGTAGTGGTTTGTGTAGTTCGGTTTTGTTGCTGATTGCAGACTGGTGAGAAACACAGAATGGTATGAAAACAAAACGAGTACAATGTGTCAATTCTGTATAAAGGATGAATATAAGCAGTGTTGACATGAGATATGTGACAATAAAGGATTctgacagatggatggatggatagatagatagatagatagatagatagatagatagatagatacatggatagatagatacatggatggatggatggatagatagataaatagatggatggttggatagatagatggatagatctGGGTATAAGGAGTCTAAAGCAGGATTCCCctctttaataaattaatccTGGCTTTCAGTACACTCAGGCGTggctccttcttcttcttggctGGAATGCACATTAACACATAAACTGTAACGTTAACTCCaacatttctgatattttatatttaatataataaattgtgatttttttgtttgttttttgttttgttttgcttcagTGGAACATCATCCATGTTCTTAGTCTCCCTTCtttgttgtttgtgtcaaaTTTCTTTGATTTTAACATATTTGTTGACATCAtggattagaatcagaatcagaatcagaaacaacTTTATAACTTTAACTTTATCCGCATACAAGGTATGCGGATAAAGTTAAATATTAACTTTAGCGGataaagttaaatataaaatttgtttGTGTCACACTCTTCCGGTGCTCAGAGGCAACGAGAtgagaatacaaaaaaatacatgtgtaaaaaaatacaaaaattaattgaaaaataaataaattgtatgtagaGTTGTGCTAACGATGGTAGTATAGAATAGAATGAAATGCAGGGATGTACGAGAATGGAGATggtaacatttaaatgtaaggtTATTGTACATTGTTATTGCGTAATAAGGAACAGttaactgttcatgaggtagatttcctgggggaagaaactgttcttgtgaGTGATTTTGCTGGTATTTTGGGCTCTATCTCACCAGCCAGATATTAAAAGTTCAAAATGTGGATGACTTGGATATAAGGGATCCTTTCAGCAGTCCGAACCATTCACTGTAGTCTTCTGTTGTCTGATTTTGTAGCTGAGCCAAACCAGACAGTTATTGATGTGCACAGAACAGACTCGATGACGGCTGAATAGAACTTtttcagcagctcctgtggcaggttaATGCAAGTAAATCTTTTGTTGGGCCTTTTTAACAGTGGTGTCAATGTGAGTGTTCCACTTTaggtcctgggagatggtgGAGCCCAGGAACTTGAATACCTGCAACAGTGGGGAAGTGCACTGTGGTTTCCCCTGAAGTCCACTATTAGTCATTGATGAGGCCGATGACTATAGTATCGTCCGCAAACTTCAGCAGTCATTAGTGTACAATTTTGAATTTGCCCAGtctcactagctgctgcctaTCTGTCAGAAAGCTGATGATCCACTGACCGATAGAGTTAGGAACAGATAGTTGGGTTAGTTTGGTCTGGAGAAGTGTTGTtggaatgatggtgttaaaggcCGAACTGAAATCTACAAACATAATTCTTGCATAAGTCCCCGGTTTATCCAGCTGTTGCAGGATGTAATGCAGTCCCAAGTTTACTGCATCATCCATGgacctgtttgtttgcttgataAGCAAACTGCAAggggtccagtaagggtccagtgaAGTCTTTCAGATAAGGCAGAGCCAGTTTTTCGGACAGCTTCACGATGACAGACGTCAGCACCACATGTCTGTAGTAATTAAGTCCTGTCTTGGGTTTCTTGGTTTCTGGGTTTACTGGAGGTGTTAAAGGTTGTGTAAAGAGATAATCTGAATGGGTGTGGGGGGTTTTGAATCTACAATAAAACTCATTCAGATCTTCAGCAAGTTTTTATTGCCATAGTGCCTGGGATGGTGTCTTTTAGTTGTTGATGGCTTTCAAACCTTTCCAGACTGAAGCCTACAGAAGGCGTTAGAGGTGAACTGAACCTCCAACATTTTAGGGTAGCTCTTCTTAGCTGCTCTAATCTTCTCATACAGTGTGTTAAAATAATTAACCCAAACATCTGGTGCTTTAATTTTAACAAACTTCCAATTATAGATACTTATAGAAATTATAGAAAGTGGTAGCTTTTGAAAGGAACAGTGGCACACTCCATTTATCTGTAGTACTTCTCATGCACATTTATGGGCTGGTCTTTAAATTAAGATTCTTCCTCATCCTTCTCTCAATTAATGCAAAGCAGTAATCTGTACCTGAGAATTAGATGATGTAGAAGAAGTTGATATTGCTGTGGAACTTAAAACTCAAGGAGTAATGAAAAGAGAAGACggaaatataaaaacatgcatACATAATTACCTTTGATAAACCTCACCACCCAGAACGAATCATTATTGGATATATGGATATGTGTTCCTGTGGGCATATTTGTTCCCAACCCTTTGACATGCTTTATTCAAAAGAAAGTATAAAAGAATTTGAGAAGGGtcatgaaaaagaaagatgtCAGTAGTCAGCCAGTGACTACTGTCACACTCCCTATGTAGTTATGGACTGCCTTCTTCCAGTGGAACATTAATAGCTGATTTCAATTGTTGTTTTGCATTGAACTTGCAGTGTGTCTATGATCTCTTTATTATCTgtgatctgtttattttatatttgatgaGGTTCTGAAATGAGAACTGTCTAGGGGATCTGCTGGATTGAGGATCCGCTGTGTTGATGTATTTACTGCTCCAATGTATATCAAACACACTGTAATCGCTCTCTGGATCATGTGGCGATTGTGTGTGGCTTGTAAATTACTATCCGAAAGGGTCTGACTATGTAGCATACAATTCCGTAATAACACAACAGTGCCACCAGAAGCACATCTGTTGTTGCCAAGCAAAGAAATTAAAAGGTgaagtttagaaaaaaaaaaggatgttgatatggaaacagatgatttgttGTGTCAACCCCTAACGGGAAAGCCCCGAaggtagaagaagaaaaaaaggaagtataTGTTGATAAACAGGATTCTTTCAGATATATGGCTTATTTGTGATATGATCTGGTACTTGGTCAGTTCACTTTTTCTGCAAATTTATGCCAGTTTCACTTATGCCAATGTTCAGTATCTTTGAGgcatgttttacttttttattcatttcaaggttcttttaatattttttattttttttttaaagataaaccttatttagtattatttatttatttacatttttttcttttcaaaattaAGTTTCCTGCCATGAACAAAAGCCATGGTAACTTTTAATATGATAAAACAATTACTAAAAGTAGGTGAATAATATTTCTTAATTTTAAGTAATCTCGCTTAGATGTGTTTAATTAGCAAAGACATCATAAACATCCCGTCACCATTACTGTAGTTAccttacctttttttttgcatgtagaTTTTCTAGATAAAAAGGCACAACATTTACCAGATGATTTTATGTTGATggtttggtgtttataataaatgtgtggTTTTTAGCAATTTGAGGTTGAAATGTTAGAGCTCTGTTTTAGCCACGATAGAGTATCATCAAGCAGGACATTTGTAGCCTCTACTAAATATACAGTGCAACCCTGTAGTAGGCAGATGAGAGTTGACTGCCTACAGAATCCAGAATAAAATtaattggggggaaaaaatgagaaGGTTCAGCAAAAATTTCTAGGCTGCCTACATCTCAAAAACCAGACAAAAGCCCTGGAACCAGCTCAGAACATTCGGAAattctttttgttgttctttgttTCTGAAACAAACAGAGTACAGTCATGCTGCTCTCCATAATCCCCCGTTCTCTTGCAGTCTTTTGCAAAATAGTTTACAGTACAAGTGGTTCTGAACATAAGAGACAAACTGAATACACTTACACGTAAACACGtgcactttctctttctgtttttatgttgatTATTTCCAGTGAATTGACTGCTTGACAGCATATAAACACTGACTGCTATTATATTCATGAGTTCTGCAAAAATAAGTTGTGAAATTCTCTCTCACTTCCAGAAGAACAAAGATTCCAGGATGAAGGTTTCTGTGCAAGTGGGCATGGTGTTTGTTCTGGCCCTTATTGGCCTGGGTAAGTTCAGTATAAATGTGACTAACTCTCGTCCCTTGTAAACTCGGTATTaataaagagtttctcctagtgacgtaattctaataaaattcttagaaatgtagGTGATTCCCCTTATTCATAAAGCGCTCTTAAGGTCTCTTAAGGTGAAGAGGGAAAAGCAGTGTGTTggatacaatatttaataatgcttTGACATTACTGTGCTGTGTCGgcgatgtttacatttacattaatttattacatgcagatgttagaacatctctaatatgatcggtcacaaacgtaatccctacacaatatagtctcaaatatcttaacatagagacaaagtcaaggtttataatagaccagattttagaagcactttttttttaattggataTACTTACATTCCTAAAGCCTGGGTTCATGTTCAACAGCCACGATTAGATAAACGTGTCATTTAAACAGTTTCAGTAACGGTTTGTCTCAATCTTTCATggcagtgaggggaaaaaaatgaagactTCTGCACTCGAGCAGGTGTTGATATCTTACAGCTTTGTAATCTTTTTGGACTTCATTTTAACTTTGTCATGTAGTTGACCAGGCTTTCGCTAAAATCCAACTTCAGTTCATTTTTAGTGCTGTGTATTTGTGCGTCACTGCTCATTGATAAAGACTTCaaaacacttttgtacatctttcaggataagggcgtctaccaaatgccataaatgtgatATATGATATGTGATATATAAATCTTAGATCTGATGGAAATTTTATTCAGACTGAAACTAATGAGtaatcttattttgtttttttactcttatCTCAGGCTCTGCTATTAAGTGTTATGACTGTGTTGACTACACTGGAAGCTGCACTCAAACCCGTTCCTGCCCTGCCCAGGAGGATGGATGTCTGACACTGCAAGAGAGAAgtgtgtgactgacacacacacacacacacacacacacacacacacacacactttagttaCTAGTTTAACCATTACTTTTATGGAAAAGCTAAGCGTCAAGATAAGTCACGTCTCAGGTATATCCACCTTGAATACATGGACGTTCATAAGTGAGGCTAGAAGAAAGGCTAGAAGAAAGAATATTGTTCTGCCCAAAGCGAGTCGTACACCAgtgttattttgtaatataaGCCCGAGTGACTAAAGAAACGGGTTGTGAAACGTTTCCTGTGAAAATGTTTGTGCTTAAGCAGCATTGAAGATGTAATTTCTGAAATATGTACTTTACTTAATCAtgtcctctttctctcccactcTGCTCCAGATGGGAAGACATACCGGCAGTGTATCCGCTTTTCAGACTGTAAATCCGGCATTCTTGGTAGCATGTTTCCCAAGGTGGGCGCGTTCGACCACAGATGCTGCCACCAAGACCTGTGTAACGATGCTACTGTGAACACAGCCAGGACTTCAGTGATTACCTTGGTTCTTTCTCTGGCTCTGTTATGGTGGTGCATCATTTAATTGAATGTATTCAGATACTGCCTTCTGATGATTTGGATAACAATACTATTCCTGAGTGTTCTACTTTTAAGGGACTTAAAgacattaaaagaaataaacagacaaatgaCAGATACTGCCTCTTGTGTCAGAATATTATAAAGCAttagattaatattattaatttaattatgacTTCACATTAATGGGATTTTAAAAGTAAGGTTTATAGTATCAGTTGATACATTTTCTCTGAGTATGTGAAATTGTAggttacatgattttttttattctcatattGATGGCTACTCAAAAGTAGATTGAGCAAAACCAAAAGTCTTAATGGGTAATAATGTAGTTTAGCCCAATAAACAACATAACTTCATGATCCTGTTGAGAAACCACTGAAGCACTTGGAGACCACTGCGTCTCACAAATGCTTTCTTTAAATTCAGGGAACCTGATTGAAAATGTGCACTAACACTAGcttcataaaatgtaaatttctttTTGAATGAATACAGTTTTAGTGTTTGTTACTAATGGTATTATAGGCAGTATTCTGTAGAGTATTGTAACTTGAGCGCTTCTTAACTTTGGGCTTTCAAACTTCAAGCAGAGGTTAAGTCTAACACTAATGCAGAGACTTTTTGTCGTGTCTCCCCCCCCCAAGTTATGTATACTAGTATTATTCAGTgtacattaaataaagaaatcagcTTTAAATTCAAACCCCTGTTTCTGTTGTTCTGCattctttaatttgtttaaaaaacattttccccatatttttctttcccccattttttacatgtattttctttttgtcttatttGCCGGACTTGAAATGTAATTCCTCTATTAAACTCAGATCATAAAACTGGTgttttgacacatacatcagaTTTTTATTGCAGTGTTCACACTTCAAATTATCCACACACCAATCAGAACCTCAGGATGAATAAACGGGGTCACGTACATTTCTATTGTCTGAAATAAAGGATCCAAATTATAAAAGAAGAGCTGGAGGAGCTCGGAGAAGGGGAAGAAGACTGAGAGGAAAAGGAAGGGCACTGGTATCTAGTAAAAAttcattgcagggcacaatcacacgtactcacacactactgacaaatAAAGataccaatcagcctacaaccaAAGTCTTTGGATTTGGGGAGATAACGCAGTACCTGGAGAACCTCAGAATCATGGGAAatacatgcaaactccacataaaCACGGGGTGGATATTATGGCTGTTTGGcatgtgtataaatatacacagaTCGAACATTACAATAAAACCCCTGGCAGGTGAAACGTTTAATGATGATTATCTTATTACATTAGCACCTGTCAAGGGGTCTGATTTATTATATAACAGTCAGTTATTGAAGTTCATGTGTTAGAAGCATGAAATATGTACAAGCGTAAGGATTTGAGCAACTCTGACAAGAgtcaaattgtgatggctagatgactgggtTAGAGCCTTTCCAAAACATCTGGACTTGTGGTGTGTTCCCGGTTTGCAGTTCTAGTCCCTACCAAAAGTACAAAGAAGAATACCCACTAAACTGGCAAGAAGATCATAGCTGTCCAAAGGCTCACTGATGCGCGTGGGGAGAATAGGTTAGGCCGTCTGGTCCGGTCCTACAGATGAGCcactgtagtgttttgttttttgtttttttttgttttttttatatcatctggatgttcaggagtgtgtgtcaTTTACCTGGGGTAGAGATGACATCAGGATGCATTGTGGGAAGAAGGCATGCTGACACAAGCAGCGTAAtgttcatgtggatgttactttgacatgtaTGACCTACctaacattgttgcagaccaagttCACTAAAGTCCTGATACAGCAGGATGATGCTCCCTCTCACACTAGAAatattgttcaggaatggtttgaggaacatgataaAGAGTTCAAAGGTGATGATTGGCTTCAGAAAATCAAACAGCtatgggatgtgctggacaaacaggTCTGATCCATTCCTAAACAATACTTGCAGTGTGACAGGGAGCATCATCCTACTGATTGAGGACAGTGCTATTACAGTATGGAATACTGTTACCCTTGCCTTCTTCTCAtggtgcatcctggtgccatctctacTATGTTATGCAGCTTAATAAGAAATATCACTTCAATCACttttcagaaaattaaaaaaattctctaatttctttatatttctttctttatttttttatttagtttatttgattttattttttacatatattgcaATACTACTCTGGAAAATAAAACAGCCTGAAAACCAATAGTAACCAATATAgtactgctttaaaaaaaaaaaaataaataaataaaaacacacacatatatatatatatatatatatatatatatatatatatatatatatatatatatatatatatatatatatatatatatatatcacttaaATGATGTGTTGATCAAGAATCACCCATAAAAGTGCTGGTTCATAGTGctgtattgtttatgttttctACAATTTTACAGTGAAAAAGCAAAAGCAGCACCTGCAAAAGAATGGAACCCCCAGGTTAATCAGACCTTTATTAGCCTGTTAAGGTCATGGTTTGTTCACAGTCATCGTTAGGAAAGGCCAGGTGATACACATTTCAAAGCTTTACATATCAAACATTTAAAACTCATACTCCTGTAACCTTGGCCCAACAATCAGCAGCTATGGGTTCCTCTAAGAAGTTGCCTAGCACtctgaaaattaaaatgattgacACCCACAAAGCAGGagatggctataagaagatagCAAAGTGTTATCAGGTACCGATTTCCTCAGTTCGGAATGTAATTAAGAAATGGTAGTTAACATTATCAGTGGAGGTCAAGATAAGGTCTGGACGACCAAGAAAAATATCAGAGAGAACTGCTTGTAGAATTGCTAGAAAAGCAAGTCAAACCCCTGGTAATGAGCAAAGGTACGTTTGGAGAACAAAGGCACAGTATTTCATGAAGAGAACACCAATACAACTGTTAAGCATGGGGTGGATCGGTCGTGCTTTGGAGTTGTATTAGAAGCAAAATTAACACAATTTGTAAAAAAGATGAAGTTGAAAAGAGGATGGCTTCTACAAATGAATAATGATCCTAAACAAACCTCAAAATCCATGATGGACTACCTCAAGAGACACAAGCTGAAGTTTTTgctcacagtctcctgacctaaACATCACTGATAATCCATGAATAAACCTCAAAAGTACAGTGCATGCAAGACAGGAATCTCATAGAATTTTGTAAGAAACAATTGGAGGAAATCCCTCAAATAGGAACTGAAAGACTCTTGACTGGCTACAAAAAGCATTTACAAGCTGTGATACTTGTCAAAAGGGATGATTAGGTACTAACTATGCACAGTGCCCAAAGTAGTGACTCAGAACAGTACAGTGACTTAGAACAGTACAGTGACTCAGAACGGTATAGTGACTCAGAACAGTACAGTGTCTCAGAACGGTATAGTGACTCAGAACAGTACAGTGACTCAAAACAGTACAGTGACTCAGAACAGTATAGTGACTCAGAACAGTACAGTGACTCAGAACAGTACAGTGACTCAGAACGGTATAGTGACTCAGAACAGTACAGTGACTCAAAACAGTACAGTGACTCAGAACAGTACAGTGACTCAGAACAGTACAGTGACTCAGAACAATATAGTGACTCAGAACAGTACAGTGACTGTATTTTGACCAGAACCTAATAAACTACAGTaattttatgggtttttttaaaatgttccaaTTGGTTTGCAAATTTTGAAGTCATCTGTGCATAAAATCTGAGAAATCTTGAATTTACCTTcagatttttaaagaaaaaattagATTTATAATATTGAATCTAAACGTCTATACACCAGTACTGGTTTAAAATCAGTGACAGATGCATCTGCTTTTTGCCTTGAAGTCACACTGGACACAAACTCAATCAAAAGCTCTGCATCTGTTGAAAATGAGACACAATGTTAACACAAGAAAGAAAGCTTCTCTCCAGGTGTCTGTACATCACAGAGGACATGGTGCCTTTTCACATTTGACATTTCACATGCATTTTAACATGCACTGGTCAGAGGAGACTGTGTGAGTCAGACCTTCAGGCTAGAATTGCAGCAAAGAAACAATTACTTTATAAGAACAACAAGCAGAAGTGTCTTAACTGGGACCAAGATACACAAGGAATGGACATTAGATCACTAGAAAACTGTCCATTGGTCTGATGAGTCCAAATTTGAGATTTTTGGTTTTAACTACTGTGTCTTTGTTTGACATAGAGAAGGTAAATGTACTGCTCATGAATGTGTGGTTCCACTGTGAAGCATGTAAGGAGATGGTGTGTGATCGAGTTGGGGTGCTTTGCTGGTGACCCTACTGGTGACTGGTGTCAAAATTAAGGGCACGCTTAACCAGTGTGGCTACTACAGCATTTTGCAGCAACATGTAATCCCatattgtttgtatttagcAGGTCTATAGTGGTCAATTGAGCAAGatccttaaccctccctgctccgggtgtgctgtatcatagctgcccctgtgctctgaccccaatgtCCTCAGTTAGgatatatgaagaaaagaattctacTTTGCTGAAATACATTTCAAATacatatgtggtgataataaaggcttctatgccctgATTTCATTCACTTGTTTTCAAACAGAACTATGaccctaaacacacatctaGGTTATGTAAGAGCTATCTGTCCAAGAAGGACAGTGATGGAGTGCTGCATCAGATTACGTGGCCTCCACAATGACCCGGTCTAAATCCAACTGAGATGGTTTGGGATAAGTTGGACTGGAGCGTGAaggaattcaattcaatttaatttgatttgtattgcgctttttacagttggcattgtctcaaagcagctgtacagaacataaacattgaacaaaaggttattataaagaatataaagattaatataatgaaaaagtcaagattaatattagatatatttaaatgtgtttgtatttatccccaatgagcaagtctgaggtgactcaggtgactgcggtgaggaaaaaactcccttagatggtaaaggaagaaaccttgagaggaaacagactcaaaaaGGGAATCCaacctcatatgggtgacactggagggtgtgattataaatatacagtctgataaatgttgtattgatgaggagattgacagaccacatggagttggcatctcctctttagtatagcagagaaAAGCAGCCAACGAGTCctgaacacctctgggaacTGCATCAGAAATGATGGAAAACCATTTCAGGTGACTACCTCATGAGGTTGACTGAGAGAATGCCAAGAGTGTGCAAAGCTGTCACCAAAGCAAAAGGCGGCTACTTTGAAGaatccaaaatataaaacatattctgggttatttatgtttttgttgaCTACATAGTTCCATATTTATTCTCTCATTATTTCAATATCTTCAGTGTTAATTTACAATgttgaaaacaataaaaagaaaggattaaatgaataattaaagggTTACACTTTGTATTAAAGggtactgtatgtacagagtaaaatgtaaatattaaataaaatgttaactgTAACAATCATCTATGTGCTCTATGAGTACATAGATTctgtataaggtgtgtgtgtctgtgtgtgtgtgtgtgtgtgtgtgtgtgtgtgtgtgcatgcatgtgtgtgtcttctttAAACATTTGTAATGCATCACAGTGAAACCTTGTAAACAGCTCCACTGTTTACTCCCTTTCACATTAACCCTTCtctaggaacacacacacacacacacacacacacacacacacacacacacacacacacacacacacacacacacacacacacacacacatacacagattcATCTACACTTCTTTTGTTTCAGAAATCTAAGAATCAGTACAGTGTGTTTGACCCCAGCCAGACCACACAAGTGCAAACACATTTCCCAGTTGAATACTCTTTGGAATTTATTAGTTAAATAGCAGTATATGGCAAAGGGATGAAATGTTTGGGTTCAGAGGTTTACTGTATGTCAGGAAAAGAAatcttaaataatttaaaaggtaa includes the following:
- the LOC132838524 gene encoding CD59 glycoprotein; the protein is MKVSVQVGMVFVLALIGLGSAIKCYDCVDYTGSCTQTRSCPAQEDGCLTLQERNGKTYRQCIRFSDCKSGILGSMFPKVGAFDHRCCHQDLCNDATVNTARTSVITLVLSLALLWWCII